One stretch of Mangifera indica cultivar Alphonso chromosome 9, CATAS_Mindica_2.1, whole genome shotgun sequence DNA includes these proteins:
- the LOC123225154 gene encoding protein DETOXIFICATION 49-like — translation MCQLPSSSPVSPKAKCSSNHHPFLHSIKDSMEPNMSASLIEKSPQQVYPKPQKSHLSLAILEAISIAKIALPMILTSLLLYSRSMISMVFLGRLGELALAGGSLAVGFANITGYSILSGLAMGMEPICGQAFGAKKHTLLGLTLQRTVLLLILTSLPISLLWLNMKRILLFCGQDVDIATEAQAYLLYSIPDLLAQSLLHPLRTYLRTQSINLPLTFCATIAILLHIPINYLLVVHLKLGIKGVALSGIWTNFNLVGALIIYILISGVHKKTWGGFSMDCFREWKSLLNLAIPSCISVCLEWWWYEIMILLCGLLLNPKATVASMGILIQTTSLIYIFPSSLSFSVSTRVGNELGANQPSKARLAAIVGLCGSFMLGFSALVFAVTVRNIWASMFTQDKQIIALTKLVLPIIGLCELGNCPQTTGCGVLRGTARPKVGANINLGCFYLVGTPVAVWLAFFAGFDFEGLWLGLLFAQGSCVVTMLMVLTRTDWDYEAQRAKELTGAVMVDDSKEVEEQKPTKTENKEDSLHLFGDLDESNHDCPV, via the coding sequence ATGTGCCAACTTCCATCGTCGTCTCCTGTCTCTCCCAAGGCCAAATGTTCTTCAAATCATCATCCTTTCCTCCACTCTATCAAAGACTCCATGGAGCCTAACATGTCTGCTTCGCTGATCGAGAAAAGCCCACAACAAGTATACCCTAAACCACAGAAGAGCCACCTTTCCCTTGCTATACTAGAAGCCATTTCCATTGCTAAAATAGCTTTGCCCATGATATTAACTAGCCTTTTGCTTTACTCTCGATCAATGATCTCCATGGTTTTCCTCGGTCGGCTCGGTGAACTTGCCTTAGCTGGTGGTTCACTTGCAGTTGGCTTTGCAAACATTACTGGTTACTCTATTCTTTCTGGTCTTGCTATGGGAATGGAACCCATTTGTGGCCAAGCTTTTGGAGCCAAAAAACACACCCTTCTCGGCCTCACCTTGCAAAGAACTGTACTTTTGCTTATATTAACTTCACTGCCCATATCACTTCTATGGCTAAACATGAAGCGGATTCTACTCTTTTGTGGCCAAGATGTTGATATAGCCACAGAAGCTCAAGCATATCTTCTTTATTCTATCCCTGATCTCTTAGCTCAGTCTCTTTTGCACCCTTTAAGAACATACCTTAGAACTCAATCAATAAATTTACCTCTAACGTTTTGTGCTACAATAGCAATTCTTTTACACATCCCCATAAATTACCTTCTTGTTGTTCACCTTAAATTAGGCATCAAAGGCGTTGCTCTTAGTGGGATATGGACAAATTTCAACCTTGTAGGCGCTTTAATCATCTATATACTTATCTCCGGTGTCCATAAGAAAACATGGGGAGGATTTTCCATGGATTGCTTCAGAGAATGGAAATCTCTCTTGAATTTAGCCATCCCCAGCTGCATTTCAGTGTGCCTTGAATGGTGGTGGTATGAGATCATGATTTTACTATGTGGCCTATTGCTAAATCCAAAAGCAACAGTTGCTTCCATGGGGATTCTGATACAAACCACATCACTAATCTACATCTTCCCATCATCTCTAAGCTTCAGTGTATCAACAAGAGTTGGCAACGAATTAGGTGCAAACCAGCCATCCAAAGCACGATTAGCCGCAATCGTTGGCCTTTGCGGCAGCTTCATGCTCGGCTTTTCAGCCCTAGTTTTTGCCGTAACAGTGAGGAACATCTGGGCTAGCATGTTCACTCAAGATAAACAGATCATCGCATTAACAAAACTTGTTTTGCCCATAATTGGCCTCTGCGAACTGGGAAACTGCCCACAAACGACAGGTTGTGGGGTTTTAAGAGGAACAGCTCGGCCGAAAGTTGGAGCAAACATAAACTTGGGCTGTTTTTACCTTGTTGGAACCCCGGTGGCAGTGTGGTTAGCATTTTTTGCAGGGTTCGATTTTGAGGGGCTATGGTTAGGTCTATTGTTTGCACAGGGCTCATGTGTGGTGACCATGTTGATGGTTTTGACTAGAACCGACTGGGATTATGAGGCACAAAGAGCCAAAGAGCTGACCGGAGCTGTGATGGTTGATGACAGCAAGGAGGTTGAAGAACAGAAGCCAACCAAAACTGAAAACAAGGAAGATTCTTTACATTTGTTTGGTGATTTAGATGAATCCAATCATGATTGCcctgtttaa